Proteins from one Verrucomicrobiota bacterium genomic window:
- a CDS encoding discoidin domain-containing protein encodes MITTMKDMLHKNATKLMAAALLAGGLVCSNLSLTAADLEPLPLKLPMPAFKGTPGDIPKDSTAEKPSGKPRPTFLAPKGCKNVALNKKVTASDKSPMTGAPELVTDGNKEATESSVLIMRKGTQYVQIDLAEKFEIHALLLWHAHDTPKIYRDVVVQVADDEDFIDNVRTIFNNDQDNSSGLGIGTDREYFEGYEGKLIEVKGVTARYVRLYSRGSTDSALNEYTEVEVWALPAK; translated from the coding sequence ATGATCACGACGATGAAAGATATGTTGCACAAGAATGCTACAAAATTGATGGCGGCAGCGCTGCTGGCCGGCGGTTTGGTTTGCTCGAACCTGAGCCTGACGGCTGCCGATCTCGAACCGCTGCCCTTGAAACTCCCCATGCCCGCCTTTAAAGGCACCCCGGGCGACATCCCCAAGGATTCCACGGCGGAAAAACCCAGCGGAAAACCGCGTCCGACGTTCCTGGCACCCAAGGGCTGCAAAAACGTGGCGCTGAACAAGAAGGTCACGGCTAGCGACAAATCGCCCATGACCGGCGCCCCGGAACTGGTGACCGATGGCAACAAGGAAGCCACCGAAAGTTCCGTGCTCATCATGCGCAAGGGCACCCAGTACGTGCAGATTGACTTGGCGGAGAAATTTGAAATCCACGCTCTACTCCTCTGGCACGCCCACGACACCCCGAAGATTTACCGGGATGTGGTGGTGCAAGTGGCCGATGATGAGGATTTTATTGATAACGTGCGCACGATCTTCAACAACGACCAGGATAATTCCTCCGGCCTGGGCATTGGCACCGACCGCGAGTACTTCGAGGGGTATGAAGGCAAGCTGATCGAAGTCAAGGGGGTGACGGCGCGGTATGTGCGGCTGTACAGCCGGGGCAGCACCGATAGCGCGCTCAATGAATATACCGAAGTGGAAGTCTGGGCGTTGCCAGCAAAGTAA